The proteins below come from a single Plantactinospora sp. KBS50 genomic window:
- a CDS encoding ornithine carbamoyltransferase, which translates to MRPRRHLISIDDLGDEDLRWIVRRGAEYSAGTAGDARPCDGDVVGLLFRNTSTRTRTAFSAAALRLGGRLITYGGQDLQENTGETVGDTGEVLSRMLDVLVVRSAGGDAELRGYAVSHRMAVVNAMSASEHPTQALTDLTTLTRHFGSVEGLRVLYVGEGNNTASALCLALSRFAGTELHLRTPAGFGVDPYFLDRAATAAKANDARVAQRHDMAALPQVDVVYTTRWQTTGTTKPVPNWRELFAPFQVDRGVLDRCGAGVFMHDLPAHRGEEVTAEVLDGPASIAFAQAENKYHSARAVLEWCSGRSPVDPR; encoded by the coding sequence ATGCGCCCACGCCGACACCTCATCTCCATCGACGACCTCGGCGACGAGGACCTGCGCTGGATAGTCCGGCGCGGGGCGGAGTACAGCGCCGGCACGGCCGGCGACGCCCGCCCGTGCGACGGCGACGTCGTCGGGCTGCTGTTCCGCAACACCTCCACCCGGACCCGGACCGCGTTCTCGGCGGCGGCGCTGCGGCTGGGCGGGCGGCTGATCACCTACGGCGGGCAGGACCTGCAGGAGAACACCGGCGAGACGGTCGGCGACACCGGCGAGGTGCTGTCCCGGATGCTGGATGTGCTGGTGGTGCGCAGCGCGGGCGGCGACGCCGAACTGCGCGGGTACGCGGTGTCGCACCGGATGGCCGTGGTCAACGCGATGAGCGCGAGCGAGCACCCCACCCAGGCGCTGACCGACCTGACCACGCTGACCCGGCACTTCGGCTCCGTCGAGGGCCTGCGGGTGCTGTACGTGGGCGAGGGCAACAACACCGCCTCGGCGCTGTGCCTCGCGCTGTCCCGGTTCGCCGGCACCGAACTGCACCTGCGGACGCCGGCCGGCTTCGGCGTCGACCCGTACTTCCTGGACCGGGCCGCCACGGCCGCGAAGGCCAACGACGCACGGGTGGCGCAGCGGCACGACATGGCCGCGCTGCCGCAGGTCGACGTGGTGTACACGACCCGCTGGCAGACCACCGGCACGACCAAGCCGGTGCCGAACTGGCGGGAGTTGTTCGCGCCGTTCCAGGTCGACCGGGGTGTGCTGGACCGCTGCGGCGCGGGCGTCTTCATGCACGACCTGCCGGCGCACCGCGGTGAGGAGGTCACCGCCGAGGTGCTCGACGGGCCGGCGAGCATCGCCTTCGCCCAGGCCGAGAACAAGTACCACAGCGCGCGGGCCGTGCTCGAATGGTGCTCCGGCCGCTCCCCGGTCGATCCGCGGTGA
- a CDS encoding response regulator transcription factor, producing MGGPVSVNVIALDPVLEAGTRSALSGCPDVAVVGPDETAVVTVVIVDGVDDQVLDIVRMVRSAAHRPEIVVVATDMAQPEALHAITSGARGLLRRREASAARLTRAVLAAAGGDCTVPPDMLDGLLEAGARGRSPAGASLSERERAVLRMVADGQETDDIARTLSYSPRTVTSVVHDITQRYRLRNRAHAVAYAMRAGLL from the coding sequence ATGGGCGGACCGGTGAGTGTCAACGTGATCGCGCTGGATCCGGTGCTGGAGGCCGGAACGAGGAGCGCGCTGAGCGGCTGTCCCGACGTCGCGGTGGTCGGACCCGACGAGACCGCCGTGGTGACCGTGGTGATCGTCGACGGCGTCGACGACCAGGTGCTCGACATCGTGCGGATGGTCCGGTCCGCCGCCCACCGACCGGAGATCGTGGTGGTGGCCACGGACATGGCGCAGCCGGAGGCGCTGCACGCGATCACCTCCGGGGCGCGCGGGCTGCTGCGCCGCCGCGAGGCCAGCGCCGCCCGGCTGACCCGGGCCGTCCTGGCCGCCGCCGGCGGCGACTGCACGGTGCCGCCGGACATGCTCGACGGCCTGCTGGAGGCCGGGGCGCGGGGCCGGTCGCCGGCCGGGGCCAGCCTCAGCGAGCGGGAACGCGCGGTGCTGCGGATGGTCGCCGACGGCCAGGAGACCGACGACATCGCCCGGACACTGTCCTACTCGCCGCGCACGGTGACCAGCGTCGTGCACGACATCACCCAGCGGTACCGGCTGCGCAACCGCGCACACGCCGTCGCGTACGCGATGCGCGCCGGGCTGCTCTGA
- a CDS encoding lantibiotic dehydratase produces the protein MVAPEGTPPRLGGRWRVWDQFALRGPGFPADGVLRLVPQELIVAADGLPPVPTPAQLRQFQETYDAAAVKNTLLLQEIAAAPEYRAAVGWQNRALLDRAVRPFLRWRPESGRTSQLRQREELVAHYWQRFCVKNDTIGFFGPVGWGRYDPAIGGLAVSPGDGLVAETTIYFASWAVDALARSLGADPDLAGWVAPRRVPFVRLDPTGATLPGRPSQELPAELVRVLELCDGVRPAVAIGRQLGTDVTGALTELVRRRLVHWRLDLPAGAYPERYLREWLSGVGDPVARQRGLDQLDLLERGRDRVRAAAGPTGAANAANAADADDADDLPAAIAALERDFVALTDAAAAREKGATTAPGRGLVYADCRRAATVRVGGDVLSALEPLDALLTSATWLTSELAGRVRARARRVFDELGPTDLASFWFGCMSILHRDAPADAAELQREFWTRWERVLDLPADAARVHRRLPEISERVRENFDAPGGGWPSARYLSPDVMIAAASAEAVARGEFELVLGELHVAINTLGAALYLHQHPNPDELFALTGRDHPAPRLLPLIPKENRSRLSTRIRYSLARPQDHYVALTDFTADPRRPRTLNSADVAVRARGEDLLAVLPDGTEFDVIDVFAHVLTSLVLDRWRILAERDHTPRVTVDKLVIARETWRFPAAGLKFAAEKTEALRYLGARRFRAARELPRFVFVTSPTEPRPLFVDFDSPVYVNLFAKAVRRLVRKDPDARLTVTEMLPTPEQVWLLDDRGNRYTSELRFVAFDTAGLD, from the coding sequence ATGGTCGCCCCGGAGGGCACGCCCCCGCGCCTGGGCGGCCGCTGGCGGGTGTGGGACCAGTTCGCGCTGCGCGGTCCGGGTTTCCCGGCCGACGGCGTGCTGCGGCTGGTCCCGCAGGAGCTGATCGTGGCCGCGGACGGGTTGCCGCCGGTGCCGACGCCGGCGCAACTGCGCCAGTTCCAGGAGACGTACGACGCGGCGGCGGTCAAGAACACCCTCCTGCTCCAGGAGATCGCGGCGGCGCCGGAGTACCGGGCGGCCGTCGGCTGGCAGAACCGGGCGCTGCTGGACCGGGCCGTCCGGCCGTTCCTGCGCTGGCGTCCCGAGTCCGGCCGGACCAGCCAGCTGCGCCAGCGGGAGGAGCTGGTGGCGCACTACTGGCAGCGGTTCTGCGTCAAGAACGACACGATCGGCTTCTTCGGCCCGGTCGGCTGGGGCCGGTACGACCCGGCGATCGGCGGGCTGGCGGTGTCCCCGGGCGACGGGCTGGTCGCCGAGACCACCATCTACTTCGCCAGCTGGGCGGTCGACGCGCTGGCCCGCAGCCTGGGCGCCGACCCGGACCTGGCCGGCTGGGTCGCGCCGCGGCGGGTGCCGTTCGTCCGGCTCGACCCGACCGGCGCCACGCTGCCCGGCCGGCCGTCGCAGGAACTGCCGGCGGAACTGGTCCGGGTCCTCGAACTCTGCGACGGGGTGCGCCCGGCGGTGGCGATCGGCCGGCAGCTCGGGACCGACGTCACCGGGGCGCTGACCGAGCTGGTCCGGCGCCGCCTGGTGCACTGGCGGCTCGACCTGCCGGCCGGGGCGTACCCGGAGCGGTACCTGCGGGAGTGGCTTTCCGGCGTCGGCGACCCGGTCGCCCGGCAACGCGGCCTCGACCAGCTCGACCTGCTGGAACGCGGCCGGGACCGGGTCCGCGCGGCGGCCGGCCCGACCGGTGCGGCCAACGCGGCCAACGCGGCCGACGCGGACGATGCGGACGACCTGCCGGCCGCGATCGCGGCGCTGGAGCGGGACTTCGTGGCGCTGACCGACGCCGCCGCGGCCCGGGAGAAGGGCGCCACCACCGCGCCCGGTCGCGGCCTGGTCTACGCCGACTGCCGGCGCGCGGCCACGGTACGGGTGGGCGGCGACGTGCTGTCCGCGCTGGAGCCGCTGGACGCGCTGCTGACCAGCGCGACCTGGCTGACCTCGGAGCTGGCCGGCCGGGTCCGCGCCCGGGCCCGGCGGGTCTTCGACGAGTTGGGGCCGACCGACCTGGCGAGCTTCTGGTTCGGCTGCATGTCGATCCTGCACCGGGACGCCCCGGCGGACGCCGCCGAACTCCAGCGCGAGTTCTGGACCCGCTGGGAGCGGGTGCTCGACCTGCCCGCGGACGCCGCCCGGGTGCACCGTCGCCTGCCGGAGATCAGCGAGCGGGTCCGGGAGAACTTCGACGCGCCGGGCGGCGGGTGGCCGTCGGCCCGCTACCTCAGCCCGGACGTGATGATCGCCGCGGCCAGCGCGGAGGCGGTGGCGCGCGGGGAGTTCGAGCTGGTGCTCGGCGAGCTGCACGTGGCGATCAACACCCTGGGCGCCGCGCTCTACCTGCACCAGCACCCGAACCCCGACGAACTGTTCGCGCTGACCGGCCGGGACCATCCGGCGCCCCGGCTGCTGCCGCTGATCCCGAAGGAGAACCGGTCCCGGCTCTCCACCCGGATCCGCTACAGCCTGGCCCGGCCGCAGGACCACTACGTCGCGCTCACCGACTTCACCGCCGACCCGCGCCGCCCGCGCACGCTCAACAGCGCGGACGTGGCGGTCCGGGCACGCGGCGAGGACCTGCTGGCGGTCCTGCCCGACGGCACCGAGTTCGACGTGATCGACGTCTTCGCGCACGTGCTGACCTCGCTGGTGCTGGACCGGTGGCGGATCCTGGCCGAGCGGGACCACACGCCGCGGGTGACCGTCGACAAGCTGGTCATCGCGCGGGAGACGTGGCGGTTCCCGGCCGCCGGGCTGAAGTTTGCCGCGGAGAAGACCGAGGCGCTGCGGTACCTGGGCGCCCGCCGGTTCCGGGCGGCGCGCGAACTGCCCCGGTTCGTCTTCGTGACCTCGCCGACCGAGCCGCGACCGCTGTTCGTCGACTTCGACAGCCCGGTCTATGTGAACCTTTTCGCCAAGGCCGTGCGCCGGCTGGTGCGCAAGGACCCGGACGCCCGGCTGACGGTGACGGAGATGCTGCCCACGCCCGAACAGGTCTGGCTGCTCGACGACCGGGGCAACCGGTACACCTCGGAGTTGCGGTTCGTCGCGTTCGACACCGCCGGCCTGGACTGA
- a CDS encoding MFS transporter, translating to MTAGSRPRAAMYVAGGISSVGTQMTMLALPWLVLETTGSAARTGLVYAVQVLPMALLGFVGGSVLQRLGARRTMLVADAARAPLVALVPILHATGALHLGTLLSLVALTGLFGVPYAASQRVLAMDLIGASPRALSQAYGVLDGIYNVAAVGGPALAGTLIALLGPATVLWIDAASYVASFLVLLTLVPRTAGGAAPAAQQHDVWAGLRYLRTDRFLGQAVISTVLFGFVLRVLAISLPLLAYTRFGHDARAGGLLVAGSGAGALLGSLVTYLVASRLDPVRLARTAMVLIALPLWFLLLPVPPAALVVAVAVSSAAVTVSNAPYAAIVSVRAPAGLLPSVIQTVITVGSIAGPLGLLLAGVLTDRVGIEACLLVVAVTASIATVNVLFALTRLVSDTTATPAPERTLGHV from the coding sequence GTGACCGCCGGCAGCCGGCCCCGGGCCGCCATGTACGTCGCCGGCGGCATCTCGTCGGTCGGCACCCAGATGACCATGCTGGCGCTGCCCTGGCTGGTGCTGGAGACCACCGGCTCGGCGGCCCGCACCGGCCTGGTGTACGCGGTGCAGGTGCTGCCGATGGCCCTGCTCGGCTTCGTCGGCGGCAGCGTGCTGCAACGGCTCGGCGCCCGCCGGACGATGCTGGTGGCCGACGCCGCCCGCGCCCCGCTGGTGGCCCTGGTGCCGATCCTGCACGCCACCGGCGCGCTGCACCTGGGGACGTTGCTGTCGCTGGTCGCGCTGACCGGGCTGTTCGGGGTGCCGTACGCCGCCTCGCAGCGGGTGCTGGCGATGGATCTGATCGGCGCCTCCCCGCGGGCGCTCAGCCAGGCGTACGGCGTGCTGGACGGCATCTACAACGTGGCCGCGGTCGGCGGCCCGGCGCTGGCCGGCACCCTGATCGCCCTGCTCGGCCCGGCCACCGTGCTCTGGATCGACGCGGCCTCGTACGTGGCGTCGTTCCTGGTGCTGCTGACCCTGGTGCCGCGCACCGCCGGCGGCGCGGCGCCGGCCGCGCAGCAGCACGACGTCTGGGCCGGGCTGCGCTACCTGCGCACGGATCGCTTCCTCGGCCAGGCGGTGATCTCGACGGTGCTGTTCGGGTTCGTGCTGCGGGTGCTGGCCATCAGCCTGCCGCTGCTGGCGTACACCCGGTTCGGCCACGACGCCCGCGCCGGCGGTCTGCTGGTGGCCGGTTCCGGCGCGGGGGCGCTGCTCGGCTCGCTGGTGACGTACCTGGTGGCGAGCCGGCTGGACCCGGTGCGGCTGGCCCGGACCGCCATGGTGCTGATCGCGCTTCCGCTGTGGTTCCTGCTGCTGCCGGTCCCGCCCGCGGCCCTGGTGGTGGCCGTCGCGGTGTCCTCGGCCGCGGTCACCGTCTCCAACGCCCCGTACGCCGCGATCGTGAGCGTGCGGGCGCCGGCCGGCCTGCTGCCCTCGGTGATCCAGACGGTGATCACGGTGGGCAGCATCGCCGGCCCGCTGGGTCTGCTGCTGGCCGGCGTGCTCACCGACCGGGTGGGGATCGAGGCGTGCCTGCTGGTCGTCGCGGTCACCGCCAGCATCGCCACGGTCAACGTCCTGTTCGCGCTGACCCGGCTCGTCTCGGACACCACCGCCACGCCCGCCCCGGAAAGGACGTTGGGACATGTCTGA
- a CDS encoding aspartate aminotransferase family protein, which produces MAIAPVTRHVTRATDFSVFEDLESNVRTYCRKFPAMFHRAKGAELYAEDGRTFIDFFCGAGTLNYGHNNEYIKRRVTGYLAGDGLMHGLDMHTVAKRDFLRTFAETVLRPRGLDYKVQFCGPTGTDAVEAALKVARKATGRTGIFAFTGAYHGMSRGSLGVTGALRARRAGGVTGQDVTFIPYEDGPQGQFDSIGLIERLLADPSSGVAPPAAVIVEPIQMEGGVYPASADWLRRLRAVTERYGVLLVLDEIQAGCGRTGPFFCFEHAGITPDVVTVSKSIGGYGLPLSLNLFRRELDVWQPGEHTGTFRGNQLAFVAATAACELWQQGQFRTDKAVAAHRLERFGRDVVAAHPRIAVRGMGMVTGLDLGADGGPERADRVQRHAFAHGVVVELCGRHDEVVKILPPLNIDIPRLDRGLCVLLDALSAA; this is translated from the coding sequence ATGGCCATCGCACCCGTCACCCGGCACGTCACGAGGGCAACCGACTTCTCGGTTTTCGAGGATCTCGAATCCAACGTCCGCACCTACTGCCGGAAGTTTCCGGCCATGTTCCACCGGGCCAAGGGCGCCGAACTGTACGCCGAGGACGGCCGCACGTTCATCGACTTCTTCTGCGGCGCGGGCACCCTCAACTACGGGCACAACAACGAGTACATCAAGCGGCGGGTGACCGGGTACCTGGCCGGCGACGGCCTGATGCACGGGCTGGACATGCACACCGTCGCCAAGCGGGACTTCCTGCGCACGTTCGCCGAGACGGTGCTGCGCCCCCGCGGACTGGACTACAAGGTGCAGTTCTGCGGGCCGACCGGCACCGACGCGGTGGAGGCGGCGCTGAAGGTGGCGCGCAAGGCCACCGGGCGGACCGGGATCTTCGCCTTCACCGGGGCGTACCACGGCATGTCGCGCGGCTCGCTCGGGGTGACCGGCGCGCTGCGCGCCCGCCGGGCCGGCGGGGTCACCGGGCAGGACGTCACCTTCATCCCGTACGAGGACGGCCCGCAGGGGCAGTTCGACTCGATCGGGCTGATCGAGCGGCTGCTGGCCGACCCGTCCTCCGGGGTGGCGCCGCCGGCCGCGGTGATCGTCGAGCCGATCCAGATGGAGGGCGGGGTCTATCCGGCCTCCGCCGACTGGCTGCGCCGGTTGCGCGCCGTCACCGAACGGTACGGCGTGCTGCTCGTCCTCGACGAGATCCAGGCCGGCTGCGGCCGGACCGGCCCGTTCTTCTGCTTCGAGCACGCCGGCATCACCCCCGACGTGGTCACCGTGTCCAAGTCCATCGGCGGGTACGGGCTGCCGCTGTCGCTGAACCTGTTCCGCCGGGAACTCGACGTCTGGCAGCCCGGCGAGCACACCGGCACCTTCCGCGGCAACCAGCTCGCGTTCGTGGCCGCCACCGCGGCCTGCGAACTGTGGCAGCAGGGCCAGTTCCGCACCGACAAGGCGGTGGCCGCGCACCGGCTGGAGCGGTTCGGGCGCGACGTCGTGGCGGCGCACCCGCGCATCGCCGTGCGGGGGATGGGCATGGTGACCGGCCTGGACCTGGGCGCCGACGGCGGGCCGGAGCGGGCCGACCGGGTGCAGCGGCACGCCTTCGCGCACGGCGTGGTGGTGGAGCTGTGCGGCCGGCACGACGAGGTCGTCAAGATCCTGCCCCCGCTGAACATCGACATCCCCCGGCTGGACCGCGGCCTGTGCGTACTGCTGGACGCCCTGAGCGCCGCCTGA
- a CDS encoding phosphopantetheine-binding protein: MTTEQKNVTGTDLTALVTAIYRQALSDDTLDADADFFENGGDSLAAFQVTARLQEELGIDLPVALVFSYPTPAELAGVVDADLAGRVG; encoded by the coding sequence ATGACCACCGAGCAGAAGAACGTCACCGGCACCGACCTCACGGCGCTGGTCACCGCGATCTACCGGCAGGCGCTCTCCGACGACACGCTCGACGCGGACGCCGACTTCTTCGAAAACGGTGGCGACTCGCTGGCCGCGTTCCAGGTCACCGCCCGGTTGCAGGAGGAGCTGGGCATCGACCTGCCGGTGGCGCTGGTGTTCTCCTACCCCACCCCGGCGGAGCTGGCCGGCGTCGTGGACGCCGACCTGGCCGGGCGGGTGGGCTGA
- a CDS encoding response regulator transcription factor, whose amino-acid sequence MSEQTRILDGAELLRAHLVAPDERTAAGLVAVLARAGVPVVPLDGAPEAPVVAAGRTVEEAVQACPEPVREGKYGLLVVADTVAPAAVRRAVRAGIRTMLPRAGVTPARLATALQSALYGDGWMPYSVLVRLLGTAPPAGGGQPPIGGLTARQSLVLRMIADGHGNAAIARDLSCSEHTVKNVIYDLMARLQVNNRAHAVAQGIRTGLI is encoded by the coding sequence ATGTCGGAACAGACGCGGATCCTGGACGGTGCGGAACTGCTGCGGGCGCACCTGGTGGCCCCGGACGAGCGGACCGCGGCCGGGCTGGTCGCGGTGCTGGCCCGGGCCGGTGTGCCGGTGGTACCGCTGGACGGCGCCCCGGAGGCGCCGGTGGTGGCCGCGGGGCGCACCGTCGAGGAGGCGGTGCAGGCGTGCCCGGAGCCGGTCCGGGAGGGGAAGTACGGGCTGCTGGTGGTGGCCGACACGGTGGCGCCGGCGGCGGTCCGCCGGGCGGTGCGGGCCGGCATCCGCACGATGCTGCCCCGGGCCGGGGTGACGCCGGCCCGGCTGGCCACCGCGTTGCAGTCGGCGCTGTACGGCGACGGCTGGATGCCGTACTCCGTGCTGGTCCGGCTGCTGGGCACGGCGCCGCCGGCCGGCGGCGGGCAGCCGCCGATCGGGGGGCTGACGGCGCGGCAGTCGCTGGTGCTCCGGATGATCGCCGACGGGCACGGCAACGCCGCGATCGCCCGCGATCTGTCCTGTTCGGAGCACACCGTGAAGAACGTCATCTATGACCTGATGGCCCGGCTGCAGGTCAACAACCGCGCTCACGCGGTCGCCCAGGGGATCCGGACCGGGCTGATCTGA
- a CDS encoding lantibiotic dehydratase, with product MSDKVLLPGGWRLWNQFALRGPGFPAAGVLRLAPAGLAAAADKVAEAPPTGPEWDGFEEFFGTAAVATAETLQEIAARPAFQAAVGWQNRAVLGSGIRPFLSWRPSVAGRTSMPRQREELVAHYWQRFCVKNDTIGFFGPVGWGRIDPALPGLQVEPGERLIAESEVYFSSWAIDTLARTIEDTPGMRAWIPPRRVSFARLTERGVELAGCPPQPVDAADRRVLELCDGTRDPAAIAAATGRPPAEVLAVLAAMVRRRWIVWRIEIPASAHPDRYLRAALERVPDARVRADALDRLAVLERGRERVRAAGQDPAALIDALGALEASFVELTDASAQRAKGAKTAPCRALTYSDSRRSATVRVGAAVLAELTPLSFCLLAARWLVDRFGEVAEGRIRERYEQLRDQQGTVDLASLWMRCMPNPYPGAPEDAERIRQEMQRRWAAIVDAPPGASRVRLRSADIADRVRAAFGGPGRGWGMARYVSPDVFVLATDAAAVARGELELVLGEMHVGTNTLTQSLFVMQHPDAGELLAETDRDFPGPRLMPMLPKESKLLRWSTRSRPALTRAQDYLVGLVDYTADPHRPRTVPGGDVQVRERDGELVVVLPDGATFGLLEVFGHALTNQVMNRFALQPDVGHTPRVTVDRMVLSRETWRFAAGTLDFAAQKSEARRFVAARRWRAEQDLPRFAFVVSPAEPRPFYVDFDSPVYVNILAKAIRRLRTADPAAVLTVSEMLPTPEQAWLTDERGERYCSELRLVAVDQTREEFL from the coding sequence ATGTCTGACAAGGTGCTGCTGCCCGGTGGCTGGCGGCTGTGGAACCAGTTCGCGCTGCGCGGACCCGGGTTCCCGGCCGCCGGGGTGCTCCGGCTGGCCCCGGCCGGGCTGGCCGCCGCCGCCGACAAGGTGGCCGAGGCCCCGCCGACCGGCCCCGAGTGGGACGGCTTCGAGGAGTTCTTCGGCACCGCGGCCGTCGCCACCGCCGAAACGCTCCAGGAGATCGCGGCGCGGCCGGCGTTCCAGGCCGCGGTCGGCTGGCAGAACCGGGCCGTGCTCGGCTCGGGCATCCGGCCGTTCCTGTCCTGGCGCCCGTCGGTGGCCGGGCGCACCAGCATGCCGCGCCAGCGGGAGGAGCTGGTGGCGCACTACTGGCAGCGGTTCTGCGTCAAGAACGACACGATCGGCTTCTTCGGCCCGGTCGGCTGGGGCCGGATCGACCCGGCGCTGCCCGGTCTCCAGGTGGAGCCGGGCGAGCGGCTGATCGCCGAGTCGGAGGTGTACTTCTCCAGCTGGGCGATCGACACCCTGGCCCGGACCATCGAGGACACCCCGGGGATGCGGGCGTGGATCCCACCCCGGCGGGTCTCCTTCGCCCGGCTCACCGAGCGCGGCGTCGAGCTGGCCGGCTGCCCGCCGCAGCCGGTGGACGCCGCCGACCGGCGGGTGCTGGAGCTGTGCGACGGCACCCGGGACCCGGCGGCGATCGCGGCGGCGACCGGCCGGCCGCCGGCGGAGGTACTGGCCGTGCTGGCGGCGATGGTGCGGCGCCGCTGGATCGTCTGGCGGATCGAGATCCCGGCCAGCGCCCACCCGGACCGGTACCTGCGGGCCGCGCTGGAGCGGGTGCCCGACGCCCGGGTCCGGGCGGACGCGCTGGACCGGCTGGCGGTGCTGGAACGCGGGCGCGAACGGGTGCGCGCGGCCGGGCAGGACCCGGCGGCGCTGATCGACGCGCTGGGCGCGCTGGAGGCGTCGTTCGTCGAGCTGACCGACGCGTCCGCGCAGCGGGCGAAGGGCGCGAAGACGGCGCCGTGCCGGGCGCTGACCTACTCGGACTCCCGGCGCTCGGCGACCGTCCGGGTCGGGGCCGCGGTGCTGGCCGAGCTGACCCCGCTGTCGTTCTGCCTGCTGGCCGCCCGCTGGCTGGTCGACCGGTTCGGCGAGGTGGCCGAGGGTCGCATCCGCGAACGGTACGAGCAGCTGCGCGACCAGCAGGGCACGGTGGACCTGGCGTCGCTGTGGATGCGCTGCATGCCCAACCCGTACCCGGGGGCGCCGGAGGACGCCGAGCGGATCCGCCAGGAGATGCAGCGGCGCTGGGCGGCGATCGTCGACGCCCCGCCCGGCGCCAGCCGGGTGCGGCTGCGTTCGGCCGACATCGCCGACCGGGTCCGGGCGGCGTTCGGCGGGCCGGGACGCGGCTGGGGGATGGCCCGCTACGTCAGCCCGGACGTGTTCGTCCTGGCCACCGACGCGGCGGCGGTGGCCCGCGGCGAGCTGGAACTGGTGCTGGGCGAGATGCACGTGGGCACGAACACGCTGACCCAGTCGCTGTTCGTGATGCAGCACCCGGACGCCGGGGAACTGCTCGCCGAGACCGACCGCGACTTTCCCGGCCCGCGGCTGATGCCGATGCTGCCCAAGGAGTCCAAGCTGCTGCGCTGGTCCACCCGCAGCCGTCCGGCGCTGACCCGGGCGCAGGACTACCTGGTCGGCCTGGTCGACTACACCGCCGACCCGCACCGCCCGCGCACCGTGCCGGGCGGCGACGTGCAGGTACGGGAGCGGGACGGTGAACTGGTCGTGGTGCTGCCCGACGGCGCCACCTTCGGCCTGCTGGAGGTCTTCGGCCACGCGCTGACCAACCAGGTGATGAACCGGTTCGCCCTGCAACCGGACGTCGGACACACCCCCCGGGTGACGGTGGACCGGATGGTGCTGTCCCGGGAGACGTGGCGGTTCGCCGCCGGCACGCTGGACTTCGCGGCGCAGAAGTCGGAGGCGCGGCGGTTCGTGGCCGCCCGCCGGTGGCGGGCCGAGCAGGATCTGCCGCGCTTCGCCTTCGTCGTCTCGCCCGCCGAGCCGCGTCCGTTCTACGTGGACTTCGACAGCCCGGTGTACGTGAACATCCTGGCCAAGGCGATCCGCCGGCTGCGCACCGCGGACCCGGCGGCCGTGCTGACGGTCAGCGAGATGCTGCCCACCCCGGAACAGGCCTGGCTGACCGACGAGCGGGGCGAACGGTACTGCTCGGAGCTGCGGCTGGTGGCCGTGGACCAGACCCGCGAGGAGTTCCTGTGA
- a CDS encoding AraC family transcriptional regulator translates to MIDTTTFRTDAFPANDRFDRWSACMCELMAPMRITSDHAGDFRATAHLLRLGALQVWPTVIPPTRFERTPRLVRRDTSESYHVSVMLDGALHVTQSGHDDVHPARSLYIVDMSRPFDCRPGGGERLRGIGIEIPKALLPLPDREIDKLLARRLSAEDGIAALLVDFLTGLATRSDSYQPADGPRLGGVLIDLLAALAAHTLDAERRLPPETHRHALVLRIQAYIQQHLPDPRLDVAEIAKAHHISVSYLHRLFQDEASTVAAWVRAQRLERARRDLADPALGAVPIHEIAARWGFSHAAVFSRTFRAEVGMAPRDYRHHMRPSPTAARGQLPGGGEPGRRRSRRGSHPAAQRPTPGRESGC, encoded by the coding sequence GTGATCGATACCACGACATTCCGCACCGACGCCTTCCCGGCGAACGACCGGTTCGACCGCTGGAGTGCGTGCATGTGCGAGCTGATGGCGCCCATGCGGATCACCAGCGACCACGCCGGGGACTTCCGGGCCACCGCCCACCTGCTGCGGCTCGGCGCCCTTCAGGTCTGGCCGACCGTGATCCCGCCGACCCGGTTCGAGCGGACCCCGCGGCTGGTCCGCCGGGACACCTCCGAGTCGTACCACGTCTCGGTCATGCTGGACGGCGCGCTGCACGTCACGCAGTCCGGCCACGACGACGTGCATCCGGCCCGGAGCCTGTACATCGTGGACATGTCACGCCCGTTCGACTGCCGACCCGGCGGCGGAGAACGACTGCGGGGAATCGGCATCGAGATCCCCAAGGCGCTGCTGCCGCTGCCGGACCGCGAGATCGACAAGCTCCTGGCCCGGCGGCTGTCGGCCGAGGACGGCATCGCCGCCCTGCTGGTCGACTTCCTCACCGGGCTGGCCACGCGCAGCGACAGCTACCAGCCGGCGGACGGCCCGCGCCTGGGCGGCGTCCTGATCGACCTGCTCGCCGCGCTGGCCGCGCACACCCTGGACGCCGAACGGCGGCTGCCCCCGGAAACCCACCGGCACGCCCTGGTCCTGCGGATCCAGGCGTACATCCAGCAGCACCTACCGGATCCGCGGCTGGACGTCGCCGAGATAGCGAAGGCGCACCACATCTCCGTCAGCTACCTGCACCGACTCTTCCAGGACGAGGCCAGCACCGTCGCCGCCTGGGTCCGCGCGCAGCGTCTCGAACGCGCCCGCAGGGACCTCGCCGACCCGGCGCTCGGCGCCGTGCCCATCCACGAGATCGCCGCCCGCTGGGGATTCAGCCACGCCGCCGTGTTCAGCCGCACCTTCCGCGCCGAGGTCGGCATGGCACCTCGCGACTACCGCCACCACATGCGCCCGTCGCCCACGGCCGCACGGGGCCAGCTGCCCGGGGGTGGCGAACCGGGTCGCCGCCGGTCTCGGCGGGGATCACACCCCGCGGCGCAGCGACCCACCCCGGGCAGGGAGTCGGGTTGCTGA